A window of Polyodon spathula isolate WHYD16114869_AA chromosome 30, ASM1765450v1, whole genome shotgun sequence contains these coding sequences:
- the sytl2a gene encoding synaptotagmin-like protein 2 isoform X5 → MIDLSYLTEEEQEMIMQVLKRDAALKQAEEDRIKKLQKSEEDNNKLKYMSGEWFYEAKSRRHRDKVHGADIIRASMRKKKPVTLYELSQSRGERPSWSNSVNKDVFIPPELTGLVEEPEEKESEESVIASEINATQQERLRQAAPSPVKQRQNPFNDSSVRADALSEGRDNRLTNGKVASHETSKGGQHEFHAESPLVSSLQPVSAVKGFDEENNPVMMALRRSASKPMSSSKSLEDIMSASSNERSLNNARGELVLSAEDDQHSKVQQIPKEIMSGFSTVPSHPVSLSLDSKKMKEMSMSVPAFLQQESDGTDSTSESSFHIGRHKKTASSLTNLSNSSGMASMSSVSSSVMSIYSGDFGNVDVKGNIQFTIDYVSQLKEFHIFVVQCKDLAEADVKKHHSHPYVKSYLLPDKAKMGKRKTAVKKKTLNPTYNEILRYKIDKETLMTQTLNLSVWHNDTFGRNSFLGEVDVDLSTWNWDNKQMNWFPLKPRAPSGSQNLEHRGEMRIALRFIPQVSQSKKKPNTGEVHIWVKDCKGLPALRASGVDPFVKCSVLPDTSRKSRQKTRVLKKTSNPLFNHTMVYDGFRPEDLKEACVELTVWDHDRLVNHFLGGLRLGLGTGKSYGTAVDWMDSIADEAMLWERMMDFPNEWVEDVLPLRMLMMAK, encoded by the exons ATGATTGACTTGAGTTACCTGacggaggaggagcaggagatgATAATGCAGGTGCTGAAGAGGGATGCGGCGTTGAAGCAGGCGGAAGAGGATCGAATCAA GAAATTACAGAAAAGCGAAGAGGACAACAACAAACTGAAGTATATGTCAGGTGAATGGTTTTACGAAGCCAAGTCACGGAGGCACAGAGACAAAGTACACGGAGCAGACATCATACGAGCATCAATGAGGAAGAAAAAGCCTGTCACGCTGT ATGAGCTGAGCCAGAGCAGAGGCGAGAGGCCAAGCTGGTCGAACAGTGTGAACAAGGATGTCTTCATTCCTCCAGAGCTCACAGGCCTGGTAGAAGAGCCGGAAGAGaaggagagtgaggagag cgTCATTGCCAGTGAGATCAACGCCACACAACAAGAAAGACTGAGACAGGCAGCACCGTCCCCAGTAAAG caaAGACAAAATCCATTCAACGATTCGTCTGTCAGAGCTGATGCCCTCAGCGAGGGGCGAGACAACAGATTAACAAACGGAAAAGTGGCATCACATGAGACATCAAAAGGGG GTCAACATGAATTTCATGCTGAGTCCCCTCTGGTGTCCAGTCTACAGCCTGTCAGTGCTGTGAAAG GTTTTGATGAAGAGAATAACCCCGTTATGATGGCCCTGAGAAGAAGTGCGTCAAAGCCCATGTCTTCTTCCAAAAGTCTAGAGGACATTATGTCAGCCTCGTCAA ACGAAAGAAGTCTAAACAATGCCAGAGGAGAATTAGTACTTAGTGCAGAAGatg ATCAGCATTCCAAGGTTCAACAAATCCCAAAAGAAATCATGTCAGGAT TTTCCACAGTGCCTTCCCACCCAGTCTCGCTGTCCTTGGATTCAAAGAAGATGAAGGAAATGAGCATGTCGGTGCCTGCTTTCCTGCAGCAAGAG AGCGATGGGACTGACTCAACCTCAGAAAGCAGTTTCCACATTGGCAGACACAAGAAGACCGCCAGCTCTCTAACAAATCTTAGCAACTCCTCTGGCATGGCATCAATGTCCTCT GTCAGCAGTAGTGTCATGAGTATCTACAGTGGAGATTTCGGAAACGTGGACGTCAAAGGGAACATACAGTTCACCATCGATTATGTGAGCCAGTTGAAGGAGTTCCATATCTTTGTGGTCCAGTGCAAAGACCTGGCAGAGGCAGATGTAAAGAAACACCACTCTCACCC GTATGTTAAAAGTTACCTGCTCCCCGATAAAGCTAAAATGGGCAAAAGGAAGACAGCAGTGAAAAAGAAGACTTTGAACCCAACCTACAATGAGATACTGAGG TACAAAATTGACAAGGAGACCCTCATGACCCAAACACTCAACTTGTCTGTTTGGCACAATGACACTTTTGGACGCAACAGCTTCCTGGGTGAGGTGGATGTGGACTTGTCGACATGGAACTGGGACAACAAGCAGATGAACTGGTTCCCACTTAAACCAAGG GCTCCCTCAGGCAGCCAAAACCTGGAGCACAGAGGGGAGATGAGAATAGCCCTCCGCTTCATCCCACAGGTCTCCCAAA GTAAAAAGAAGCCCAACACAGGGGAGGTACACATCTGGGTGAAGGACTGCAAGGGCTTGCCAGCGCTGAGGGCAAGTGGCGTCGACCCCTTTGTAAAATG tTCGGTGCTCCCAGACACCAGCAGGAAGAGCCGTCAGAAGACAAGGGTTCTGAAGAAGACGTCGAACCCCCTTTTCAATCATACCATGGTGTATGATGGGTTCCGGCCTGAGGACCTCAAAGAGGCCTGTGTTGAGTTGACAGTGTGGGACCACGACAGGCTGGTCAATCATTTCCTGGGAGGACTGAGGCTTGGCCTTGGAACAG GTAAAAGTTATGGGACGGCAGTAGATTGGATGGACTCGATTGCGGATGAAGCAATGCTGTGGGAGCGAATGATGGACTTTCCCAATGAATGGGTGGAAGATGTGCTGCCTCTGAGAATGTTAATGATGGCAAAATAA
- the sytl2a gene encoding rabphilin-1 isoform X1 has protein sequence MVQSIVDTNMAGQLREEPSSSKTLEGNVEEQSSFQVKTTKDDYTRSTPVVEEHIIPEVKKRDAQSLYNMVQSLTNTEMADQPWEIPSSGKIVEGNMEDQSSLKVNASKEDFIRNTPVVEEHIIPEIKSNDASSLYNMIQSMVDIERSNQPTEEPSVDEGDQYEAFSFEEYDVEEEPEPDGTYEIAHTAHEEKNVFDIPDTVLRELDIEKEKSPREVNEKESAKKIANLRTFWEKENSAPKITTVKKLDSPQEEQINRSSFQEFVEHENSALKNNANPSTAQQDFTFQPHAHKNRDEIGNYEGSRVKDAEESSTPSLQWRTSFDIPASSEDQTEIVHASKFYCDNSDIEDEDTITPVEEGRNSISLENKPLTEVECIENSTITPKSIHLGGEVYTVQSSDEDKSKDNHNSVYLSKYTTHVKQSSPVPLVQNVSSKEDSQMGKIRNLKSFWEKEKSEPKTIAVKQKVAKETDESRSKELGKRFATLELGLSMKESEPDHGFDRYGASSVSSQKPHFTVQTMKDRMQGEHKDRITSSSQFQNLKDFWSKGPEDLGRPTLITMAPSNTDNTSGDLESTSPTSHGPKIQETVNLLRQQQLSPTEEKKILNPRFYPKVLPTEAAEIQVKSFRGEQCQIPRDLSEPKKEQLVEYVEKSTCPSSIDHDALNMSLQGSLSEISKSTLPCPQDLSVDTNSEKKKSEIASMHSTELSLGDEGMSYTEEPYSRRISERSDDAYHSKEGKDRAQDESSVYLPEELEPKLNVVPSVLRSSTPVKSEDSPSQSRAGVLQAAASFKHRESEDDEGSSRGTASDNTWSYTGFDEENNPVMMALRRSASKPMSSSKSLEDIMSASSNERSLNNARGELVLSAEDDQHSKVQQIPKEIMSGFSTVPSHPVSLSLDSKKMKEMSMSVPAFLQQESDGTDSTSESSFHIGRHKKTASSLTNLSNSSGMASMSSVSSSVMSIYSGDFGNVDVKGNIQFTIDYVSQLKEFHIFVVQCKDLAEADVKKHHSHPYVKSYLLPDKAKMGKRKTAVKKKTLNPTYNEILRYKIDKETLMTQTLNLSVWHNDTFGRNSFLGEVDVDLSTWNWDNKQMNWFPLKPRAPSGSQNLEHRGEMRIALRFIPQVSQSKKKPNTGEVHIWVKDCKGLPALRASGVDPFVKCSVLPDTSRKSRQKTRVLKKTSNPLFNHTMVYDGFRPEDLKEACVELTVWDHDRLVNHFLGGLRLGLGTGKSYGTAVDWMDSIADEAMLWERMMDFPNEWVEDVLPLRMLMMAK, from the exons ATGGTCCAGTCCATTGTGGACACAAACATGGCAGGTCAACTGAGGGAGGAGCCATCGTCCAGTAAAACACTTGAAGGAAATGTGGAGGAACAGTCTTCTTTCCAAGTAAAAACCACTAAAGATGATTACACAAGAAGCACACCAGTGGTAGAAGAACATATTATTCCTGAGGTGAAGAAACGCGATGCACAATCACTGTATAACATGGTCCAGTCCCTGACCAATACAGAGATGGCAGATCAACCATGGGAGATACCGTCTTCTGGGAAAATAGTTGAAGGAAACATGGAGGACCAATCTTCTTTGAAAGTGAATGCCAGTAAAGAAGATTTCATAAGAAACACACCAGTGGTAGAAGAACATATAATTCCTGAGATAAAGTCAAATGATGCATCATCACTATATAACATGATCCAATCTATGGTTGACATAGAGAGATCTAATCAACCAACAGAAGAGCCATCAGTGGATGAAGGTGATCAATATGAAGCATTCTCATTTGAAGAATATGATGTAGAAGAAGAACCTGAACCTGATGGCACGTATGAAATTGCACACACTGCCCATGAGgagaaaaatgtgtttgatattcCGGACACTGTTTTGAGGGAAttagacattgaaaaagaaaaatccccAAGAGAAGTTAATGAAAAAGAATCAGCAAAAAAAATAGCCAACTTAAGAACATTCTGGGAAAAAGAGAACAGTGCACCTAAAATAACAACAGTGAAGAAGTTAGATTCCCCACAggaggaacaaataaacaggagcaGTTTTCAGGAATTTGTTGAGCATGAAAACAGCGCGTTGAAAAATAATGCAAACCCTAGTACAGCACAACAGGATTTCACTTTTCAGCCTCATGCACATAAAAATAGGGATGAAATAGGAAATTATGAAGGAAGCAGGGTTAAGGATGCTGAAGAATCTTCTACTCCCTCCCTACAATGGAGAACTTCATTTGATATACCAGCCTCCAGTGAGGATCAGACTGAAATCGTACATGCATCTAAATTCTACTGTGACAACTCTGATATCGAAGATGAAGACACCATTACTCCAGTCGAGGAAGGCAGGAACTCCATTTCACTAGAAAATAAGCCACTGACAGAAGTTGAATGCATAGAGAATAGCACAATCACCCCTAAATCCATTCATTTAGGTGGGGAAGTGTACACTGTGCAGTCCAGTGACGAAGATAAAAGCAAGGATAATCACAATTCAGTGTATTTGTCAAAATATACTACACATGTGAAACAAAGCAGTCCAGTACCGCTTGTGCAAAACGTCTCAAGCAAAGAAGACAGCCAGATGGGCAAAATAAGGAACCTGAAGTCCTTCTGGGAGAAGGAGAAAAGCGAACCCAAAACCATTGCTGTCAAACAGAAGGTTGCCAAGGAAACTGATGAATCTAGAAGCAAAGAGTTAGGTAAAAGATTTGCCACCTTGGAGTTAGGTCTCAGCATGAAAGAGAGTGAACCTGACCATGGTTTTGACAGATACGGGGCATCCTCGGTTTCCAGTCAAAAGCCCCATTTCACAGTTCAGACAATGAAGGATAGAATGCAAGGTGAACATAAGGATCGCATTACTAGCTCATCACAATTTCAGAACCTCAAGGACTTCTGGAGTAAAGGACCTGAAGACCTAGGCAGGCCAACTCTTATAACGATGGCTCCCTCTAACACTGACAATACATCTGGTGATCTAGAAAGCACAAGTCCCACTAGCCATGGGCCAAAGATTCAAGAAACAGTTAACCTGTTGCGACAACAGCAGCTGTCCCCTACAGAGGAAAAGAAGATATTAAATCCCCGTTTTTACCCCAAAGTTCTGCCCACAGAAGCTGCAGAGATTCAGGTCAAATCCTTTCGAGGGGAACAATGCCAGATTCCCAGAGATCTTTCTGAACCTAAGAAAGAACAGTTGGTGGAATATGTGGAGAAATCAACATGTCCTTCCAGCATAGATCATGATGCCCTAAACATGAGTTTGCAAGGATCACTTTCAGAGATCTCCAAGAGTACACTGCCTTGTCCTCAAGATCTATCTGTGGATACCAATTCTGAGAAAAAGAAAAGTGAGATAGCATCAATGCATAGTACAGAGCTGAGCTTGGGGGATGAAGGCATGTCCTATACTGAAGAGCCGTATTCCAGGAGAATCTCTGAGCGAAGTGACGATGCTTATCATTCCAAAGAAGGGAAGGACAGGGCACAAGATGAAAGCAGTGTTTACCTCCCAGAGGAGCTCGAGCCCAAGCTGAATGTGGTTCCAAGTGTTTTAAGATCTAGCACGCCTGTAAAAAGCGAGGACAGTCCAAGCCAATCAAGAGCGGGTGTACTGCAGGCTGCGGCTTCTTTCAAACACAGAGAGAGCGAAGACGACGAAGGCTCATCCCGGGGCACAGCGTCTGACAACACCTGGTCTTATACCG GTTTTGATGAAGAGAATAACCCCGTTATGATGGCCCTGAGAAGAAGTGCGTCAAAGCCCATGTCTTCTTCCAAAAGTCTAGAGGACATTATGTCAGCCTCGTCAA ACGAAAGAAGTCTAAACAATGCCAGAGGAGAATTAGTACTTAGTGCAGAAGatg ATCAGCATTCCAAGGTTCAACAAATCCCAAAAGAAATCATGTCAGGAT TTTCCACAGTGCCTTCCCACCCAGTCTCGCTGTCCTTGGATTCAAAGAAGATGAAGGAAATGAGCATGTCGGTGCCTGCTTTCCTGCAGCAAGAG AGCGATGGGACTGACTCAACCTCAGAAAGCAGTTTCCACATTGGCAGACACAAGAAGACCGCCAGCTCTCTAACAAATCTTAGCAACTCCTCTGGCATGGCATCAATGTCCTCT GTCAGCAGTAGTGTCATGAGTATCTACAGTGGAGATTTCGGAAACGTGGACGTCAAAGGGAACATACAGTTCACCATCGATTATGTGAGCCAGTTGAAGGAGTTCCATATCTTTGTGGTCCAGTGCAAAGACCTGGCAGAGGCAGATGTAAAGAAACACCACTCTCACCC GTATGTTAAAAGTTACCTGCTCCCCGATAAAGCTAAAATGGGCAAAAGGAAGACAGCAGTGAAAAAGAAGACTTTGAACCCAACCTACAATGAGATACTGAGG TACAAAATTGACAAGGAGACCCTCATGACCCAAACACTCAACTTGTCTGTTTGGCACAATGACACTTTTGGACGCAACAGCTTCCTGGGTGAGGTGGATGTGGACTTGTCGACATGGAACTGGGACAACAAGCAGATGAACTGGTTCCCACTTAAACCAAGG GCTCCCTCAGGCAGCCAAAACCTGGAGCACAGAGGGGAGATGAGAATAGCCCTCCGCTTCATCCCACAGGTCTCCCAAA GTAAAAAGAAGCCCAACACAGGGGAGGTACACATCTGGGTGAAGGACTGCAAGGGCTTGCCAGCGCTGAGGGCAAGTGGCGTCGACCCCTTTGTAAAATG tTCGGTGCTCCCAGACACCAGCAGGAAGAGCCGTCAGAAGACAAGGGTTCTGAAGAAGACGTCGAACCCCCTTTTCAATCATACCATGGTGTATGATGGGTTCCGGCCTGAGGACCTCAAAGAGGCCTGTGTTGAGTTGACAGTGTGGGACCACGACAGGCTGGTCAATCATTTCCTGGGAGGACTGAGGCTTGGCCTTGGAACAG GTAAAAGTTATGGGACGGCAGTAGATTGGATGGACTCGATTGCGGATGAAGCAATGCTGTGGGAGCGAATGATGGACTTTCCCAATGAATGGGTGGAAGATGTGCTGCCTCTGAGAATGTTAATGATGGCAAAATAA